A window from Argopecten irradians isolate NY chromosome 3, Ai_NY, whole genome shotgun sequence encodes these proteins:
- the LOC138318066 gene encoding protein starmaker-like isoform X10, whose protein sequence is MSNFIPMVSSSPPPLEDGGGGFNDWDDADDEFGTFATATVGNDFQAFSDQSSAHDQWNNIPDEPPNCDFEKFADFSAFASDSKTNCLQNGDMIPETENNNILNNDSRTEGNTENSIKSGCMKLPLKSADDKVNNENVQESPIVSCDDQHITMHKSRSSNLDSVSSVISAGDSGLCSTDISPLPQSDENVGLEDKTQGSDLDDFGDFHSDSSVGKEVLKGSMENMDRLENQEDNVEIPNTKNNDGKCKDSFHSDSQVSNDKISESINENEISELDKDSISDSVPEQSVHEQVSPGESIDQHISQSTSSTDTSTYHHSEACPDGGDGTEQSESNKTINDDHGAYVRGTGESPDTKDVDRVGSDKGDVSDACLEDSPRHTPSVQDNCMVVVSNEVTENGHNEFDSESSDSITTDSSSKAESHLKPEENQDSTEIDLKHSDSSALEKADDEQSETFHKVEDNEESTEQSQEMKDSGFVFTDLSSSEEDSSEKKEETLEAKLEENCDISIKQTVDNNEKVNVISKEDLCKDSVSSESKDVQATDFTKPESLCEQGSEPEPPSGQGSDDEFDDFADFNSAPQFSVPDQCVTKSDDSGTDQSPTTLGESKSDDKHVNKDGDDDDDDEFDDFADFHSSKPTDNSVSESFPQTTSSNNEIASLDFNSGNCSNDNDVDDDFDSFADFSSHFTSESSKNNSGTSTVLTDEAKPGSDGFNAFPSASAADGDNEDEDDWATFQAPPTPDQVGAGSNEDDFGDFEDFEHAVPPKGYSDSGSGGFAAFKQPEPAVTKPMVKQTSSEVITSCFPEFVGTDHDTATKTPLLLDDCCPNEVTQDDKSKTGPQIWVKLKSPNSTIQLSKLWSESHSNSKLFTTLRIDTRNILLGHRKPSVPMYAANLTLLEPTKGPTPPSETKSDANKLVDTSKVEDKPASQLSKKQKRWRRWEYLTPS, encoded by the exons ATGTCTAACTTTATCCCCATGGTGTCGTCCTCACCCCCTCCTTTAGAGGATGGTGGGGGAGGGTTCAATGATTGGGATGACGCTGATGATGAATTTGGGACATTTGCAACCGCCACAGTGGGTAATGATTTCCAGGCTTTTTCTGACCAGTCTTCAGCTCATGATCAGTGGAACAACATTCCAGACGAACCTCCAAATtgtgattttgaaaaatttgcAGATTTTAGTGCTTTTGCAAGTGATTCAAAGACAAACTGCTTACAAAATGGTGACATGATTCCAGAGACAGAGAATAATAATATACTTAACAATGATTCCAGAACAGAAGGTAACACAGAGAATTCCATTAAATCAGGTTGTATGAAATTGCCATTAAAATCTGCAGATGACAAAGTGAATAACGAAAATGTACAAGAAAGTCCAATAGTGTCCTGTGACGATCAGCATATAACAATGCACAAAAGTCGGTCGAGTAATCTTGACAGTGTCAGTAGTGTTATATCGGCTGGGGATTCGGGTCTGTGTAGTACGGACATATCACCACTCCCTCAGTCAGACGAAAATGTAGGACTAGAAGATAAGACACAGGGGTCTGATCTTGatgattttggagattttcattCAGATTCTTCGGTAGGAAAGGAGGTTTTAAAAGGCAGTATGGAAAACATGGATAGGTTAGAGAATCAAGAAGACAATGTTGAAATTCCAAACACGAAAAACAATGATGGTAAATGCAAGGACAGCTTTCATTCTGATAGTCAGGTGTCAAATGATAAGATATCTGAAAGCATCAACGAGAATGAAATTAGTGAGCTAGATAAAGACAGTATAAGTGATTCTGTTCCAGAGCAGAGCGTACATGAACAAGTATCTCCTGGTGAAAGTATCGACCAACACATCAGTCAAAGTACCTCATCTACAGATACCTCTACATATCACCATTCCGAGGCATGTCCAGATGGAGGAGATGGAACAGAGCAGAGTGAAAGTAATAAGACTATCAATGATGACCATGGTGCATATGTCAGGGGTACAGGTGAATCTCCTGATACAAAAGATGTGGATAGGGTAGGCAGTGACAAAGGAGATGTTAGTGACGCATGTCTGGAAGACAGTCCAAGACATACACCAAGTGTTCAAGACAATTGTATGGTAGTGGTGTCTAATGAAGTGACAGAGAATGGCCATAATGAATTTGATAGCGAGAGTAGTGATTCTATAACGACAGATAGCTCTAGTAAGGCAGAGTCACATCTCAAACCGGAAGAAAACCAGGATTCCACCGAGATTGATTTGAAACATTCAGACTCTTCAGCATTGGAAAAGGCTGATGATGAACAAAGTGAAACATTCCATAAAGTGGAGGACAATGAAGAATCTACGGAACAGTCACAAGAGATGAAAGATTCTGGATTTGTTTTTACAGACTTGAGTTCATCAGAAGAAGACAGTTctgaaaagaaagaagaaaCGTTGGAAGCCAAATTAGAAGAAAactgtgatatttctataaagCAAACTGTCgataataatgaaaaagttaATGTGATTAGCAAAGAAGATTTATGTAAGGATTCTGTTTCTTCAGAAAGTAAAGATGTACAGGCGACTGACTTTACCAAGCCGGAATCCCTCTGTGAACAGGGTTCAGAGCCAGAACCCCCTAGTGGTCAAGGTTCGGATGATGAGTTTGATGACTTTGCTGACTTTAATTCCGCACCTCAGTTTAGTGTACCAGATCAGTGTGTGACTAAGTCAGACGATTCTGGTACTGATCAGTCACCAACAACGCTTGGTGAAAGCAAATCTGATGACAAGCACGTCAATAaggatggtgatgatgatgatgatgatgaatttgatgattttgcaGATTTCCATAGTAGTAAACCTACAGATAATAGTGTGTCTGAATCATTTCCACAAACAACTTCAAGTAACAATGAGATAGCAAGTTTAGATTTTAACTCAGGAAATTGTagtaatgataatgatgttgatgatgattttgatagttttgctGACTTTAGTTCACATTTTACTTCTGAATCCAGTAAAAATAATTCGGGTACAAGTACAGTACTAACTGATGAGGCAAAGCCAGGATCTGATGGCTTTAATGCATTTCCATCAGCGTCTGCAGCGGATGGTGATAATGAGGATGAAGACGATTGGGCGACATTCCAGGCTCCGCCTACTCCGGACCAGGTTGGTGCAGGAAGTAACGAGGATGACTTTGGTGACTTCGAGGACTTTGAACACGCCGTACCACCGAAGGGTTATTCCGACAGTGGCTCTGGTGGCTTCGCTGCATTCAAACAACCTGAACCAGCAGTGACAAAG CCTATGGTCAAGCAAACGTCATCTGAGGTGATCACTTCCTGTTTCCCGGAGTTTGTCGGAACGGACCATGATACAGCGACTAAAACACCTCTCCTTCTGGACGACTGTTGTCCAAACGAAGTAACACAGGACGACAA ATCCAAAACTGGACCTCAGATCTGGGTTAAGTTAAAGTCGCCTAACAGTACAATACAACTGTCAAAGCTGTGGTCGGAATCTCACAGCAACAGTAAACTGTTTACAACACTACGCATCGATACCCGCAACATC CTGCTAGGTCATCGTAAGCCTTCTGTTCCTATGTACGCTGCCAACCTGACGCTGTTGGAGCCAACTAAGGGGCCCACTCCTCCGTCTGAGACGAAATCAGACGCCAACAAACTGGTGGACACGTCCAAGGTGGAGGACAAACCAGCTAGTCAG TTGTCAAAGAAGCAGAAGCGGTGGCGAAGATGGGAG
- the LOC138318066 gene encoding protein starmaker-like isoform X11: MSNFIPMVSSSPPPLEDGGGGFNDWDDADDEFGTFATATVGNDFQAFSDQSSAHDQWNNIPDEPPNCDFEKFADFSAFASDSKTNCLQNGDMIPETENNNILNNDSRTEGNTENSIKSGCMKLPLKSADDKVNNENVQESPIVSCDDQHITMHKSRSSNLDSVSSVISAGDSGLCSTDISPLPQSDENVGLEDKTQGSDLDDFGDFHSDSSVGKEVLKGSMENMDRLENQEDNVEIPNTKNNDGKCKDSFHSDSQVSNDKISESINENEISELDKDSISDSVPEQSVHEQVSPGESIDQHISQSTSSTDTSTYHHSEACPDGGDGTEQSESNKTINDDHGAYVRGTGESPDTKDVDRVGSDKGDVSDACLEDSPRHTPSVQDNCMVVVSNEVTENGHNEFDSESSDSITTDSSSKAESHLKPEENQDSTEIDLKHSDSSALEKADDEQSETFHKVEDNEESTEQSQEMKDSGFVFTDLSSSEEDSSEKKEETLEAKLEENCDISIKQTVDNNEKVNVISKEDLCKDSVSSESKDVQATDFTKPESLCEQGSEPEPPSGQGSDDEFDDFADFNSAPQFSVPDQCVTKSDDSGTDQSPTTLGESKSDDKHVNKDGDDDDDDEFDDFADFHSSKPTDNSVSESFPQTTSSNNEIASLDFNSGNCSNDNDVDDDFDSFADFSSHFTSESSKNNSGTSTVLTDEAKPGSDGFNAFPSASAADGDNEDEDDWATFQAPPTPDQVGAGSNEDDFGDFEDFEHAVPPKGYSDSGSGGFAAFKQPEPAVTKPMVKQTSSEVITSCFPEFVGTDHDTATKTPLLLDDCCPNEVTQDDKSKTGPQIWVKLKSPNSTIQLSKLWSESHSNSKLFTTLRIDTRNILLGHRKPSVPMYAANLTLLEPTKGPTPPSETKSDANKLVDTSKVEDKPASQPTVKALNWIF, translated from the exons ATGTCTAACTTTATCCCCATGGTGTCGTCCTCACCCCCTCCTTTAGAGGATGGTGGGGGAGGGTTCAATGATTGGGATGACGCTGATGATGAATTTGGGACATTTGCAACCGCCACAGTGGGTAATGATTTCCAGGCTTTTTCTGACCAGTCTTCAGCTCATGATCAGTGGAACAACATTCCAGACGAACCTCCAAATtgtgattttgaaaaatttgcAGATTTTAGTGCTTTTGCAAGTGATTCAAAGACAAACTGCTTACAAAATGGTGACATGATTCCAGAGACAGAGAATAATAATATACTTAACAATGATTCCAGAACAGAAGGTAACACAGAGAATTCCATTAAATCAGGTTGTATGAAATTGCCATTAAAATCTGCAGATGACAAAGTGAATAACGAAAATGTACAAGAAAGTCCAATAGTGTCCTGTGACGATCAGCATATAACAATGCACAAAAGTCGGTCGAGTAATCTTGACAGTGTCAGTAGTGTTATATCGGCTGGGGATTCGGGTCTGTGTAGTACGGACATATCACCACTCCCTCAGTCAGACGAAAATGTAGGACTAGAAGATAAGACACAGGGGTCTGATCTTGatgattttggagattttcattCAGATTCTTCGGTAGGAAAGGAGGTTTTAAAAGGCAGTATGGAAAACATGGATAGGTTAGAGAATCAAGAAGACAATGTTGAAATTCCAAACACGAAAAACAATGATGGTAAATGCAAGGACAGCTTTCATTCTGATAGTCAGGTGTCAAATGATAAGATATCTGAAAGCATCAACGAGAATGAAATTAGTGAGCTAGATAAAGACAGTATAAGTGATTCTGTTCCAGAGCAGAGCGTACATGAACAAGTATCTCCTGGTGAAAGTATCGACCAACACATCAGTCAAAGTACCTCATCTACAGATACCTCTACATATCACCATTCCGAGGCATGTCCAGATGGAGGAGATGGAACAGAGCAGAGTGAAAGTAATAAGACTATCAATGATGACCATGGTGCATATGTCAGGGGTACAGGTGAATCTCCTGATACAAAAGATGTGGATAGGGTAGGCAGTGACAAAGGAGATGTTAGTGACGCATGTCTGGAAGACAGTCCAAGACATACACCAAGTGTTCAAGACAATTGTATGGTAGTGGTGTCTAATGAAGTGACAGAGAATGGCCATAATGAATTTGATAGCGAGAGTAGTGATTCTATAACGACAGATAGCTCTAGTAAGGCAGAGTCACATCTCAAACCGGAAGAAAACCAGGATTCCACCGAGATTGATTTGAAACATTCAGACTCTTCAGCATTGGAAAAGGCTGATGATGAACAAAGTGAAACATTCCATAAAGTGGAGGACAATGAAGAATCTACGGAACAGTCACAAGAGATGAAAGATTCTGGATTTGTTTTTACAGACTTGAGTTCATCAGAAGAAGACAGTTctgaaaagaaagaagaaaCGTTGGAAGCCAAATTAGAAGAAAactgtgatatttctataaagCAAACTGTCgataataatgaaaaagttaATGTGATTAGCAAAGAAGATTTATGTAAGGATTCTGTTTCTTCAGAAAGTAAAGATGTACAGGCGACTGACTTTACCAAGCCGGAATCCCTCTGTGAACAGGGTTCAGAGCCAGAACCCCCTAGTGGTCAAGGTTCGGATGATGAGTTTGATGACTTTGCTGACTTTAATTCCGCACCTCAGTTTAGTGTACCAGATCAGTGTGTGACTAAGTCAGACGATTCTGGTACTGATCAGTCACCAACAACGCTTGGTGAAAGCAAATCTGATGACAAGCACGTCAATAaggatggtgatgatgatgatgatgatgaatttgatgattttgcaGATTTCCATAGTAGTAAACCTACAGATAATAGTGTGTCTGAATCATTTCCACAAACAACTTCAAGTAACAATGAGATAGCAAGTTTAGATTTTAACTCAGGAAATTGTagtaatgataatgatgttgatgatgattttgatagttttgctGACTTTAGTTCACATTTTACTTCTGAATCCAGTAAAAATAATTCGGGTACAAGTACAGTACTAACTGATGAGGCAAAGCCAGGATCTGATGGCTTTAATGCATTTCCATCAGCGTCTGCAGCGGATGGTGATAATGAGGATGAAGACGATTGGGCGACATTCCAGGCTCCGCCTACTCCGGACCAGGTTGGTGCAGGAAGTAACGAGGATGACTTTGGTGACTTCGAGGACTTTGAACACGCCGTACCACCGAAGGGTTATTCCGACAGTGGCTCTGGTGGCTTCGCTGCATTCAAACAACCTGAACCAGCAGTGACAAAG CCTATGGTCAAGCAAACGTCATCTGAGGTGATCACTTCCTGTTTCCCGGAGTTTGTCGGAACGGACCATGATACAGCGACTAAAACACCTCTCCTTCTGGACGACTGTTGTCCAAACGAAGTAACACAGGACGACAA ATCCAAAACTGGACCTCAGATCTGGGTTAAGTTAAAGTCGCCTAACAGTACAATACAACTGTCAAAGCTGTGGTCGGAATCTCACAGCAACAGTAAACTGTTTACAACACTACGCATCGATACCCGCAACATC CTGCTAGGTCATCGTAAGCCTTCTGTTCCTATGTACGCTGCCAACCTGACGCTGTTGGAGCCAACTAAGGGGCCCACTCCTCCGTCTGAGACGAAATCAGACGCCAACAAACTGGTGGACACGTCCAAGGTGGAGGACAAACCAGCTAGTCAG CCAACAGTAAAAGCCTTGAATTGGATTTTTTAG